From the genome of Pontibacillus halophilus JSM 076056 = DSM 19796:
AACGTATAGTCCAGCACCTTCGAAATGGGGTTTTGCATATTCGATTTCAACAATATCCCCTAGTGTCTTCCCGCTCATAAATTGCCTCATAAATAGATAACAAAGGAGCACAACCCCAATTGCAATCCAGATATTCAGAAAGATGTAGGTTAGTGTAGCTACCATCGAGGTAAAGATGACCAAGTAATTTCTCGCTTCAAATGCAACTGCAATCCCTTCAATATATGTGTTTCCACGTGGCACGAGCTCGTAAGCGTCTAATTCTGTAAGTGTATTTCGCTCCATGTTTCGAACTTCACGGAATTGAGATGCCGCCACGGTTAAGAACGTGACTGCTGTATAGTTCTCTTCCAGGATAGCAGGAATTGCAATCGTGCCCAATGAGGCAGCAATAAAGCCTAGTGACAGATGAATGACTTTACCATGTAAGTAAGACGGATACTGCCTGTAATCTGTTTTCAGCATAACGATTCGAGACAATGTCCCAACAATTAACCCGAATGCAATCGGGTATAAGTATTCATTCATGGCTTTATCCCCACTTTACGTCTAGTTTTGACTGACACAAGCTGCTCAAGCATGGACACGATGGCCACAAATCCACTTGTGACCCACATGCACATCATTCCGAACAACAACACATCCATAAACGCCAAGTCCCCAATCGGCTCGCTCCATCCATATCTCCAAATCGTGATCGCATAGATGGATTCCCCAAGAGTCGTACCCAGCACCCAAACTGACACCCTCAAATAAAAACCCCTTACAAAGTAAGTCAATAAGACAAATCCAAGAAAACTATAAATATAAGTCCGGTCAACTATGATCCATACAGGTGTAACTTTCTCAATCAGCTGCAACCCTGCATACCCAATCCCTACGCACCACGCAATGACTGCACTCGACTTCCAAAGCGGATGAGCCGCCAAATAGCGAAACGACAAAATTAAAAAAGGCACAATCGTACCACATACTACAATGCCGTCCCACTCCCAAATTAGTTGAACCCCAATTAAAGAAGTGAATAAACAGTACACAAGCGATAACCGCAATCGTCCGGCATCCATTAAGAACAAGGCTAAAATTAGAAACACCCAACAAAACCAAAAATAGTATAGCCCTTCCATCTCGCCCCTCCTCCATCTTTCAGTATGAACAACTCCTTCATTT
Proteins encoded in this window:
- a CDS encoding YphA family membrane protein, translated to MEGLYYFWFCWVFLILALFLMDAGRLRLSLVYCLFTSLIGVQLIWEWDGIVVCGTIVPFLILSFRYLAAHPLWKSSAVIAWCVGIGYAGLQLIEKVTPVWIIVDRTYIYSFLGFVLLTYFVRGFYLRVSVWVLGTTLGESIYAITIWRYGWSEPIGDLAFMDVLLFGMMCMWVTSGFVAIVSMLEQLVSVKTRRKVGIKP
- a CDS encoding YIEGIA family protein codes for the protein MNEYLYPIAFGLIVGTLSRIVMLKTDYRQYPSYLHGKVIHLSLGFIAASLGTIAIPAILEENYTAVTFLTVAASQFREVRNMERNTLTELDAYELVPRGNTYIEGIAVAFEARNYLVIFTSMVATLTYIFLNIWIAIGVVLLCYLFMRQFMSGKTLGDIVEIEYAKPHFEGAGLYVGNIYIMNIGLPDRQEEIREYGMGFILTPNNFNVRSTIANLGQRQAILHDVSVSMGVFRDSGTPALVPLIKRDLDDGRIGVFVLPQDKDIEMAKKIIGSVPVLENAIRMPKEASTVKRGDME